The window AGAGAATGGGGTAACTTTCTCTATCCATACTTTACATCGCTCAATGACTTCAGACATGGATGACATTGGTCCAAAAGATTTTAATGTTGGCTTAAAATCTTTTGGAAGTTATTATCCTATTTATCCCCATACCGTAAATTTTGACAAACGTAAAGTAAAATTCAAAGGGCCGGGTGCGAGCGAGTACACTGAAATAACCGCTCAGGGAAACAGCATCCTCTATCCTCATAATGAATTGGAAGACATCTATGTTGGCTATGCTGATGTAACTGAACTTGTTAAAAAGCATGGCGCGGGGAACTATACCTTGGCTGATTTGGCATTGGTGGAAGGGGTAGGGAACCAAACAGGCTATACCGGCAACTGGGGAATGGTGGTAATCTACCAAAACTCAAAAATGGATTGGCGGGACATCAGTGTTTTTGACGGGTATTCTTTTGTCCAGTCTTTGGATGGAGAAGAACATATCGGAGAAGTTGAAATTACAGGCTTTGAAACCATTAACCAAGGGCCGGTTCGGTTAAAATTAGGCATAATGGCTGCAGAGGGTGACAAATCAATTAAAGGAGATTTTCTACAGATTAGAAATCAGGAAAACAAATGGGCTCCATTGTACCACCCCAAATCTGTCAGTTCAAATTTCTTCAATTCCTCCATTTACAGCCCGGTTCCAGACCAAGAGGGCAATTTAGTAGAGAGTCCTAGAAACCCAAATTTGGAGCACAATACCGGTGCCGATATACTTCAATGGGAGGTTCCCAATCCCAACAATTCCATTATTACCAATAAACAGAATTCCTTTCGCTTTCGCTATGGCACCAATCAGGATGTATATGCCATTTATGCTTTTGCTTTTTCAGTTCCTTCCTATATTCCGGAGATTCAAGCATACAACCATATTAAATCAATCGATGGCAAGCCGGTGGAAGAAGACCCTACAGTGGAACCGGGGCAAGAAATAACCTATAACCTTGACATCTCAAACCTAGGTACTGAAAGTTCTTTGGACAATAAGGTTATTATCCCAATGCCACCCACCGCTACTTTTGTCAATGCCAGTCAAGTGCCTCAAGATATTGGGACGATCACTTTTGATGCCGACATGGGGTTGTTCGGAGCTGTCATTTGGGAAATAAATGAGCTTCCGCAGATGGAAAACCCTGATGAGACCATCATTACCTTGGAATACACCTTAAAACTTTCAGAAGATTGTTTTTTTTGGGCCAATAACAATTGTGAAATTAAAATCTCCATAGATGGGAGCATGTCGGGCATGGGAGCGATCTCCAATCACAATTTTTCCAATTTACCTTTTATTCAAGGATTTATGAAGGACAATTGCTCAGGAGAAGCCATTTATGGGCCTTTGGAAATCCCAATAACAGGCAAAGCGGAATTTGCTGCAACACATTGTAATTCTCAAGTTGATTTTCCAAGTTTAGGTCCAATTGAACTTCCTGATTTCTGCCAAGGTGATGCTCCGGTAGATTTAAATTCATTTGTCTCTCCCAGTCAAAAGGGTTATTCTATTTATTATTTTATGGAAGAAGAAGGTGGAGAAGCCATTCCTTCCTATCAGGTCAATACCGCTCATGTTGGTTCAGAGCAAATTTGGGTTGCCGAAGGCCCTTCAAAAAACTGCACCGGAATACGCAGCCTCTTAACCATAAATGTAGTAAAAAAAGCAAGTCCTCCAGGCGTTCGGAACCAGACAATTTGCCAATTTTCAACTACCAATACATTTGAGATATTTAATATTAATGAACATGAGCTCCACTATTATCCTGACAATGATCCCTCAAGTGATCCATTAACTGAAGTTCCTGTTATTGATCCTGATAAGATAGGAGTTTACACTGTTTGGGTATGTCATTCAAAGGAGGGGGTATGTGATAGCCCACGCGTGCCGGTAAGTATCACAGTGGAAGATTGTAGCTACCAACCAGACATAAACCTAGATAAATCTGTTGACAAGGAGCATTACAGTCAAGTAAACGACACCATTACTATTTCTTTGGTAGTCAGCAACCCACGTAAAGTACCTCTGGTAGATGTAAAAGTTCATGATGACCTTACCAACGAGGTTTGGACCATTCCCTACCTCGACATTATGGAAAGCCAAACTTTTACTGTAAGTTACGTTACCACACAGCAGGATATTGATAGAGGATATATTAACAGTATCTCCAGCGTTACGGCCAATCCAATAATTGGAGGGTTTGTGCATGATACTGAAATTGAAAAAATAGAAGCCTTGATTTATGCGGACGGCTTTCTTTTCAATGAAATCACCACTACACCAGAACCTTGCCCACCTCCTGATGAGGCAATGGGCACCCTTCATATACGGTTCCCGGGATATATCCCCCAAACAGGCCGCTATTTATTGGTAAAGAAAGAAAATAATCAGGAGTATACAGGTAATTTTCAAAACCTAATTCACATAAAGGTGGCAGTTCCACATGGGCAGTATTCTGTCAAAATATGGGATGTTAACGAAAATTTACTAGAGGTAAAAGGAAGTTTTACAGTAGAAAAAAAAGCCTTTGTAGCCTTCAATGTACCGGCAGAAATCAATGCCTGTTTCCCATACGAACTAATTCCTGAAAGCGCATTCCAACTAGATTACTTTCTAGAAGATCCAGATGGAAAACCTGTTAACCAAAACAATCAGGGAGGCTTTCCTCTTTCCGCGTCAGGTACTTACGAAATTACAGGTACTGATCCTAGTGGTCAACTTTGCCCTATAGTGAAGCGTTTTGATGCCAATATCACCATGCCTTTGGATGTGGAAATGGAACTGGCTCCTTTTTGTAAGGAAGATGTTTTCACAACCCTTATTTTGCGAAAGGACATAACCGGGCTGGAAGTAAAATGGTACAGGCTCCTTTCGGAGGAGTCAATTCACTTGCAAACATATGACAACAACACAACCCTGACCATTCAGGAAGCGGGCTTATACACCGTTACCTTAACCAATAAAGAAGGTTGCATGGTAGGCCGTGGACAAATGGAAGTCAGCAAGTCATTTTCGGAGATGCCCCAGTTGGAGAAACTGTATTCAATTTGCCCGGAAAACAAAAGAGAGGTATTAATCGATATCGGCCAAGGATTTTCAGCCAGTCAATGGTACTTAAACGGAAAATTTGTTGGCACAGGGGATGTGTTTTCTCCAAATATTGCCGGATTTTATAACCTTTTGGCCATTGATGAACAAGGTTGTTCCTTTTCGGTAGATTTTGAAGTGGAGGAAGTATGCGAAGCCAGGGTTCTATTTCCCAATGCCATGCTTCCCGATGACCCTGAGAAGGCTTTTACTGTTTTTGCGAATAACCTTATCTCCGAAATTGAGGTTTTCATACACAACCGATGGGGAGCGTTGATTTATTATTGTGAAGACAAAAACCTTCAAGGGAATCAGGCCTCCACCTGCCTATGGAATGGATACTACAACAACCAAAAAGTCCCGGGAGGAGGCTATTCCGTAACGATCCAATATGTAACTAAAAAAGAGAAAGAAGCACATACAGTAAAAGGCATAATTACGGTTATTGAGTAGTATAATGCTAGCTGTGGTAGTATGAGAAAAAATCTACACGACATAGGAAAGGTGCTCATCCCTCGATCACACGATCACCTCATCACCCCATCACCCCATCTTGAAAAACTTATCAATAATGTTTAAGTAATATAATTTAGATGGTAACTTTGAACCTTTCAGCTATTTTTTAGCTAAAATTTTAAACCTACCTTATTTTAAACCCATGAAGCAATTCCTACTGATAGGCTTTTTTTCCTTTTTATTCACTTCATTTGTTTGGGCAGTTCAAGGAGACACCTTAGAAATTATTAGTCATGATGCCATCACTGTAGTGACGAACCCATCAAAAGGAGCCAATACTTATACAGAGTGGGCCGTATTTCCCGACAAGGAGGTGCCTATTCGAAAAATCGTTATGAAAATCAAATTTGCATGTCCTGACGATATGCGTTGTGCAGACTGGGATTACCTGGACCATATTACCATTAAAAGAACAGGGGGAATAGCAGGAGAGTTACAGGATTTTGAAATAGGAAGAATGCTAACACCCTATGGCGGTGCATTCGGGGAAGATTGGGAATTTGATTGGCAAGTGGATGTTACAGATTTTTCCCTATTATTAAGAGATAGCGTTGAACTGGAATACAAGCACACCGGCTATGAGCCCAATAATGACCGAGGATGGAAAGTCACAGTAGCCTTTGATCTTATCAGAGGTCAACCTACCATGGAACCTATTTCCATTACCAAAATATACGATGGCTCATTTACTTATGGAGACAAGGAAAAACCGATTGAAAAAGCTTTGATACCCGTCCAATTTACTTCAGAAAAAGAAGCCGCTATGGGAAGGTTACGAATCCTTCAAACCGGCCATGGAATGGATAGACCTGATGGATGTGGAGAGTTTTGCAATAAATACAGGGATTTCATTTTGGATGAAAAACTTGTCGCCAGTCGCCAAATCTGGAAACAATGCGGTAATAACCCTCTCTACCCTCAAGCAGGAACATGGATTTTCGACCGTGCTAACTGGTGTCCCGGAGACCTTATCCAACCTGATTTATATGATTTCCCCATTGCAAAACCCCAACATACCGTTCAGTTAAAAATGGAGGATTACAGCTCTCCTAAACCCAGTGCCAATGAACTAATTGCTGCCTACCTCATACAATACAAAGCTTACAGAAAGAAAAATGATGTTACCATTGAGGACGTTATTATCCCTTCAAACAAAGCCATTTATAGCAGGTTAAACCCTGCAGCCTTTGGTCCTACCATAGTAATCAAAAATAACGGGGCAGAACCTTTAACTCAGCTAAGCATTAATCACGGGCAAAAAGGACAAGAAAATAATAAGTATTTCTGGAAAGGCATGCTCATGCCGGGAGAAATGGACACAGTCAAAATGCCGGGACTTATCCCTCAAAAAGGCACACTGACCTATCAATTTGAACTCAAAAAACCGAATGGGAGAAAAGATGCTTCAAGACAGGACAATTTTATTTATGCTTCCTATAGTCAAACTCCCGTCCATGACTCTACTTTAATTTTTCATTTGGAAACCAACAAGAAGCCCGAAGACAATGCCTATAAACTCATAGATGCTGAGGGAAATATCCTTTACCAAAGAGAGGTGGGCACTTTGGTTGCTGACACCATTTACAAAGACACCTTACAATTGAGCAAAGGGGCTTATCAATTGTTGTTCAAGGACGTGAGTGGTGATGGCCTGGAATTTTGGTATAAAACAAAGGCGGGAAGAGGCAAGTCCATCTTACTTAATGCGCAGGGCGAAATTGTCAAAAGCTTTAACTCTGATTTCGGAAGCAGCATCACTTATAACTTTACAGTGGGGGATACACCTGACTCTATTATGGAAAATGAAATTTCCCTAGGGGTATTCCCTACCCGAACAAAAGATTTTACTTACTTCGATTTTTTATCAAACAATCCTGAAGAGGTCCTTATCAAGCTGATAAGAGATCCCGGAGGGGAGGTGGTGGAAGAGCATCTTTACAGAGATTTCAAAGAAGGCAGGCTCACCTTTGATCTAAGCAGGTATCCAAAAAGCAGGTATTTTTTCCGTGTTTTTGTAAATGACAAGGTAGTCTATAATAAAAGGCTAAGGGTGAAGGAGTAATATAATTGGTCCTCATCTGCCCGAAGACCAAAGTTATTTAATTTAGTTAAATACGAAAAGGCCATCTTTTAACATGGATGGCCTTTCTATTTACTTATGAAAAATCCTCTGTTAAATCCTTTCCAGCTTTACCGGATAGGTTTTTTGTGAGGCCCATTGAGGAACATAAATATTTTCATCCCTGTCTACACATACATCATGGGGGTGCATAAAACCTTGGAAACTCATGTCTTTTCGCTGTTCCTGAAGTTCTCCGTTTACATATTCAGGTGCCGTTCCTCCCGGAGTGGAAACTACCCGGTCATTTTTATCCAAGACGGTGATATAACCAGAGTTGGGATAAGCCTGTGTGGTACTTCTATACACCGCAGCATAAACGTTATCTCCTCTCAAAACAGGTCTACAAACAAATGAGCCTGGAGTAGGGATGGTCTTGATGTACTTCCCATCCAAAGTAAAACGCTTGTACTGCATATTCCCCCTGTCAGTAATAAGCAAGGTAGGGTTGTTTTTATCTCTGGTATCTACCAATATACCATGACAACAGTTGAAGGTTTCGTTGGTCTCTCCCTTTCCTCCAAACTGTCGGATCAATTCACCCTTGGCATTGTACTGAGTAACGTAATTTTTGCCATAGCCATCCACAATATAGATGTCTCCATTGGCAGGATTTATGGCTGTTTCTGTAGGAACAAATTGTTTGGGATACTCATAATTACCTGTTTCTCTGGGGTAATCCATCACCATAATTTCTCTGCCTTTTAGGTCAGTTTTGATCACCTGACTTCGGGTATTGTCGGCAATATAAAGAAACTCTTCTCCTCCTTCATCACTGATAGTAAGTCCATGCGCACCGGGATAAGTACTTCCCCATGTTTCCAGCAACTTTCCGGACTTGTCATAAATAATCACATTGTTTTTGGTCTCATTGGTCAAAAGGATTAACCTTCCTTTTGCATCTTCTACCATTTCATGGCAGTCATTGACAGGGTTTTTGGCGGGATCTAAATTGCCCCATCCTTCTATGACCTTATATTGATGAGAGCCATGCCCCAGTATGGTTTCTTTTTTCATGCCGTAGCTTTTATTTACAATAATATTGGGAACCACTGCTCCTGCAAACAGCGTCAGTCCCGATTTCTTTAAGAATTCTCTTCTTGGATTTGGGTTTTCTTTCATGGGTGTAATTTAAGCGAATAAATCCATTTCAGCTTCTCCATGCCCATCTGGAGTGGTATAAAATGGTCGTTTTTCTATTTCGTAATTCGTTTCAGGATCCATCCCTAAGGCATGGTAAATGGTCTGGTGTAATGCCGCAATTTTAATCGGCTTTTCTATACTTTTACATGGCCTCTCATCGGCAGTTTTACCATAAACATAGCCTTTTTTGATTCCTCCTCCAAACATCAACACCGAACAACCGTCTGTAAAATGCCTGTGCATTCCATAATTTTTCATGTCTTCAATAATATCCGGAACCTCCACTTGGTCTTTTACTTTGGCACCTGGTCTTCCTTCGGTCAACATATCTCTGCTAAATTCGCTGGCCAACACCACCAAAGTCCTGTCAAGCCTTCCACTTTCATCCAAATCTTTAATTAACTGAGCAATAGGCGCATCGATCAATTTTTTCATACCTTTAAGCCTGGTATGTCCGTTTTCATGGGTATCCCAACCTACGAAGGGTTCATACTCTGATGTAACACTTATAAATCTGGCCCCCTGATCCACCAGTCGCTTGGCCATTAAACAGCCCAAGCCAAATTTACCCGTATTGTAAATATCATATTTCTCCTTGGGCTCCTGACTTAAATCAAAAGCCTTTGCTTCGGGACTATTCAACAACATATAGGCTTGCTCCATGGATCGCTTTAGCGATTCTTTTTGGTAATCACTCCCAAATTCTCCCATGGCACTTTCTTTTATCAAATTCTCATAAAGCTGATTCCTGGCTTCAAATCGCTTGTTTGACATGCCAACCGGAGGGCGCACACTATCTAAACCGGAACTAGGATCAGGAATCAAAAAAGGACCATACTCACTTCCTAAAAACCCCGCACTGTGAAACGCCTTCAATTCCTCCCCTTCTCCTACAGTAAACCGCTGCCCAATGTTAATAAAAGGCGGAATAACCGGATTAACAGGTCCTAACTCTTTGGCCATCCACGAACCCATATGCGGTACAGCTACAGACTGAGGAGGCTCATAGCAAGTATGCCAATGAAATTGATGCCGGGTATGCAATATATGCCCTAAATCTGCTGCTACATAGGAGCGAATCAAACTGCCTTTATCCATCACCCCACCTATTTTTTCAAGGCCTTCAGAAAAATTAACCCCATCTAACACCGTTGGGACTGCTTTAAAGGTACTCAACACCTCCTTGGACTCCATTCCCTTTCTAAAAGGGGTATATTTTTTTGGGTCAAAAGTCTCAGTATGAGCCATTCCACCTGCCATATAAAGCAAAATCACGGTATCCGCAGTGCTTTCAATCTTCTCCTTAGGGGAGCATGCGTTTAATAAGGCTGAAATTGGAGCTCCTGCAGCCATGGCTGCAATAGAAGCAGCACTTGTCTTTTTTAAGAAATCTCTTCTTCTCCAATTATAATTCATTGCTTAAGCTTTTTATTAGTAAATTAATTGAAATTCAGGAAGTAATAAAACCGCCCAAAACAAATCTTGTATGGCTTCGGGCTCCGGTTGATCTCCCAAAGCTGCCATGGCAATATTGAATTCCTTTTCCTGAGGCGCTCTTCCCAAAAGTTGCTGGTAGACTTCCTCAACAATAATTTCCCCTGCCTCATACTTTTCTTTCCATTTAACCGCTCCTTCTTTTAGGGTATTGTTAAGCTTTTCACCATTGGTTAATTCTAATGCTTGTAATAAACTGGCTTGACTGTCTCTGCTTGTCATTACCACTTCCCGATTTGTGCGTCCCAAAGCTTTCAATAAACCATTATTTGCCACCAATGCAGCACGAACGAAGCCAATGTCGGATTGCTCGGAAACGGCCAGCTGATTGGGATCATACTTCATTTCCTCCTCCGTAAATAGGGGATGAATTTTTTGACTTACCCCATCAGTAAATTGTTCTGCTGTCATCCTTCGAATAACAGCCCCTTCAAAAACAAAATCGTCTTCAGCAAGAAACAATGGGCTCTCTACTCCTACAGCCGGCTGTTGATAAGCTTTGGATATAGCAATTTTATATATCAGTTGCTTCAAGTCGTAACCATCTTCTTCAAAATCTGTGGCTAGCCAATCCAATAAATCCTGACTCCAAGGTACATTATCCATTTCATCAGCAGGTTCCACCAATCCCCTACCCATCATTTGTTTCCATATTCTATTTACTATGGTGCGGTAAAGCCTGCCATTGGCGGGTTGCACCAAGTATTCGGCCAGCTGTTCCAACTTTTTGGACCTGCTGGCAGTACTGTCAATTTCACCCAGTTCTTCCCATAAAATCTTAGTCCCTGCCTTCTCTCCTGTAGGAATATCACATCGGCTTACAACCAAGGATGAATCTGAAAAAATATTGGCAAAGGCATAGGCTTCTTTAAGTTTCCAATCACTGATAAAGCTGTCATGACAGGAAGCACATTTCAGGTTAAGGCCTAAAATCACTTGGCCAACATTTTGTGCAGCTTGCATTTCAGTAACCTGACTGGCGTTGACATCCCCTCTCCAGCGTATCCCTTCAATAAAACCCTTTGACTTTTCATCAGGATTCAATAACTGTTTCACAAATTGGTCATAGGGTTTATTGTCACGCAATGAATTGTACAGCCAATCGGTAATGGCATACCGCCCTTTGGTAATATAACCTGTGCCGGTATAGTCATTTCTCAGGGCATCATTCCAGAAAGTTAACCAATGGGTCGCATAATCGTCATCTCTATCCAGCAGTTCACTTACCCATATGGCCCTCTTATCAGGCCTGCTGTCATTTATAAAAGCCGAATATTCTTCCGGCGAAGGCTGTAAACCTACTATATCCAAATATATCCTTCTTAGATAAACCTTGTCATCCACAGGTTCTTTCCAGGCTATTTTTTGTTTTTCGAAATATTCATCTACCCAAATGTCGATGGCTTGGGTCAATCCTTTTCTTTGGGCCGGTAAGTTAGGTCGTCTTGGAGCAAGTTCGGCTACCCTGAACACACTCACCTCTTCAGCAGCATCCGGCCAAGGAGCTCCTTTGTTCACCCAAAAAGTAATCAAGGCTATCTCATCATCGGAAAGCACCTTCCCCTTAGAAGGCATTGCCTCTTTGTGATCCTTTGGAAGCTTTATCCTTCGCACCAATTCACTTTTATCAGCATTCCCCGGAATAATAACAGGACCTGACTCACCTCCGGCAAAAGTAAACGCTTTGGAGTCAAGCCTTAATTCTCCTTTAATCTTGGCATCACTGTGACATTTATAGCAATTGTGGGCTAAAACAGCCCTTACCTTACCTACCAATTCTATTTGCTTTTGTTCACTTAATGCACCTTCTTCCTCAAAGGCCACCAAATCAATGTTTAGGTCTTCAGGTGTATAGGAAGATTCATTCCAAGGTAAAGTCTCTGTTAAGTATTCCTCCCCATGTGTCAATGAGGCACCAAAATGCCCGGCAATTGAAACGCCCAGAGCAGTAATAAATAACACTATTCTAAAAGTTTTTATGGCTTGCTTGGGAGTTCCATTTTTAATTTTTCCCAATAAAAAAAGTAATAACACCCCTAAAACAGCTGTTATGATTCCTGTCCACTGGTGAATATCCAATAACTCCCCTCCATATTCTTCAATATTTGCCAGTAGCAATCCCAAAACAACAGCCACAAGTGCACCTATGGCCCCTGTCCATACCAAGGCATTAATACCCGGTCTCAGTTTATGGTTAAATTCCTTAAGCGTAAACAACTCCAACAAGGCGGCCAATAAAAGAAAGCTTACAGGAAAGTGAACGGCTAAAGGATGCAAACGCCCTAAAAACTTCCACAACCAAAAGGTAGTTTCAGCCTCAGCTAACTGAAATACCATGACTGCTTCAAGTGCACTCACCTCTGTGGTAATACCTAATGCCATGAAAAAAAACACAGCCGTGAGGATTAACAGGTTACCTTTACTTATCCTTTTCATTCGATTACTTTTTTCCGGGTCTAAAGCTTTATGTGTGTAAGTTTTGAAATTGACTAAACCAAATAGCAACACCAACAAAGAATACCTACCCCTCATCACAAGGTTCAGTTCCCAATCTTACTGCAAAACCTCGTTTACCCTCAATTAATTACTATTGCTGTTTAACACAATACTATTAAAATTTTGTGATACAACCACCCTGTACTATCCTGTTTGGTTTATAAAAGTTACTTCTTGATTTACAAATTTGCAAGATTTATTATACAAGAGGAGGTGGAATGTACAGGATTGAGCTTTGAAAGTAAAGTATTTATTACTTACATTTAATGCTACTATTAGCATAACTACCCAAAATGAAAAGCCGATTCCTCCTCTTCATACTGCCTGTATTACTCCTCCTAACTTTTTGGTTATGGCCGCGGCAAGAAAAGATAAGCTATAATCGCCAAATCCGCCCCATTATCAATAACAAATGCATTTCATGTCATGGTGGTGTCAAACAATCCGGAGGGTTTTCCTTGCTATTTGAAGAGGAAGCAAAAATGGACACTGAATCAGGGAAACCGGCAATAATCCCCGGAGATGCTGAGGCCTCAGAAATGGTCACACGCCTTACACACCACGATCCCGAACTAAGAATGCCTTTGGGCAAAGATCCTTTGTCCAATGAAGAAATAAACCTGATCAAAGAATGGATCAATCAAGGTGCAAACTGGGAAAAGCACTGGGCCTATATTCCCCCAGCAAAGGATATAGAAGTACCTACTGTGGATATGGAAATACCGGCCCAAAATGAAATTGACCATTTTATTTTTAGGCAATTGGCCAAGATGGAGCTAAGTCCTAATGAAGAGGCCCCAAAGGAACTGCTACTCCGAAGGCTGACATTGGACATTACCGGCTTGCCACCCGACATCCAGGCCTATGATGATTTTATTGCCGATACTTCTCCTAATGCTTATGAAAACAAAGTTGATCAACTTTTGGCTTCTCCTCATTTTGGAGAGAAATGGGCGGCCTTTTGGATGGATCTGGCTCGTTATTCTGATTCTAAAGGCTATGAAAAAGATTTGCATAGAGAAATTTGGAAGTACAGAGATTGGCTGATTGAAGCATTTAATCAAGACATGCCTTTCGACCAATTTACCATTGCGCAACTGGCCGGAGATTTATTGCCTGATCCTACCGAATCTGATTTATTGGCCACAGCTTTTCACAGAAACACCATGGCAAACGATGAAGGAGGAACGAATGATGAGGAGTTTAGGGTGGCAGCAGTGATGGAAAGGGTAGGTACTACCTTTGAGGTATGGCAAGGTATAACCATGGCATGCGTTCAATGTCATAGCCATCCTTATGATCCTATCAGACACGAAGAGTTTTATAAAAGTCAGGCGTTTTTTAACAATACCCAAGACAAAGACCTTTACAATGAACAACCCAAAGTATTTACTTATGAAAAAGAGGATGAACAAAAGGTCAAAGAACTGCTTTCTTGGGTAAACGAAAACTTGAGGCCTTCAGAAAAGCTCCCAAAAATAACAGATCGCTTTTTACATAAGCAAAAGCAAGAACTTTTATATTCTTTAGGCTTCAGAAAGGTTGAAGCCGAAGAGTTTCAAGACAAGAGCCGATTCATCGAATTGGTAGCGCATGATCAGGAATCAATTTGGCAGGTACAAGACAGCTCATGGATCATGTTTGAAAATGTAGACCTGACAGATATTAGTGCCATTTCTTTGGGTTATGCCTCTCTCTATGGTGCTAAGGTGGAAATAAGACTAGACTCAGTACTTGGGGAAAAAATCG of the Cyclobacterium marinum DSM 745 genome contains:
- a CDS encoding DUF7507 domain-containing protein is translated as MNAFNQIFTGKFISFILMGLFFWLAAPFLGNAQNDNRIPFKHRVGNSAPDDNIFHIRGDFTLIGNTNITMANYSTSSENSLNDMRFVDIDGDPHTFNSSEATLLFSGENGADPNCTEIVYAGLYWAGKSNIGQGLSFDLTENITSTELTEVDQEQLILPEETIEHSSYTMSYYMDFDEKGMLFPYYYFGSPESQPLTFAYLNDSLGKILYRFGNEEWNEVENISTTDSAGLSKATFDPIEFEENGVTFSIHTLHRSMTSDMDDIGPKDFNVGLKSFGSYYPIYPHTVNFDKRKVKFKGPGASEYTEITAQGNSILYPHNELEDIYVGYADVTELVKKHGAGNYTLADLALVEGVGNQTGYTGNWGMVVIYQNSKMDWRDISVFDGYSFVQSLDGEEHIGEVEITGFETINQGPVRLKLGIMAAEGDKSIKGDFLQIRNQENKWAPLYHPKSVSSNFFNSSIYSPVPDQEGNLVESPRNPNLEHNTGADILQWEVPNPNNSIITNKQNSFRFRYGTNQDVYAIYAFAFSVPSYIPEIQAYNHIKSIDGKPVEEDPTVEPGQEITYNLDISNLGTESSLDNKVIIPMPPTATFVNASQVPQDIGTITFDADMGLFGAVIWEINELPQMENPDETIITLEYTLKLSEDCFFWANNNCEIKISIDGSMSGMGAISNHNFSNLPFIQGFMKDNCSGEAIYGPLEIPITGKAEFAATHCNSQVDFPSLGPIELPDFCQGDAPVDLNSFVSPSQKGYSIYYFMEEEGGEAIPSYQVNTAHVGSEQIWVAEGPSKNCTGIRSLLTINVVKKASPPGVRNQTICQFSTTNTFEIFNINEHELHYYPDNDPSSDPLTEVPVIDPDKIGVYTVWVCHSKEGVCDSPRVPVSITVEDCSYQPDINLDKSVDKEHYSQVNDTITISLVVSNPRKVPLVDVKVHDDLTNEVWTIPYLDIMESQTFTVSYVTTQQDIDRGYINSISSVTANPIIGGFVHDTEIEKIEALIYADGFLFNEITTTPEPCPPPDEAMGTLHIRFPGYIPQTGRYLLVKKENNQEYTGNFQNLIHIKVAVPHGQYSVKIWDVNENLLEVKGSFTVEKKAFVAFNVPAEINACFPYELIPESAFQLDYFLEDPDGKPVNQNNQGGFPLSASGTYEITGTDPSGQLCPIVKRFDANITMPLDVEMELAPFCKEDVFTTLILRKDITGLEVKWYRLLSEESIHLQTYDNNTTLTIQEAGLYTVTLTNKEGCMVGRGQMEVSKSFSEMPQLEKLYSICPENKREVLIDIGQGFSASQWYLNGKFVGTGDVFSPNIAGFYNLLAIDEQGCSFSVDFEVEEVCEARVLFPNAMLPDDPEKAFTVFANNLISEIEVFIHNRWGALIYYCEDKNLQGNQASTCLWNGYYNNQKVPGGGYSVTIQYVTKKEKEAHTVKGIITVIE
- a CDS encoding peptide-N-glycosidase F-related protein, whose product is MKQFLLIGFFSFLFTSFVWAVQGDTLEIISHDAITVVTNPSKGANTYTEWAVFPDKEVPIRKIVMKIKFACPDDMRCADWDYLDHITIKRTGGIAGELQDFEIGRMLTPYGGAFGEDWEFDWQVDVTDFSLLLRDSVELEYKHTGYEPNNDRGWKVTVAFDLIRGQPTMEPISITKIYDGSFTYGDKEKPIEKALIPVQFTSEKEAAMGRLRILQTGHGMDRPDGCGEFCNKYRDFILDEKLVASRQIWKQCGNNPLYPQAGTWIFDRANWCPGDLIQPDLYDFPIAKPQHTVQLKMEDYSSPKPSANELIAAYLIQYKAYRKKNDVTIEDVIIPSNKAIYSRLNPAAFGPTIVIKNNGAEPLTQLSINHGQKGQENNKYFWKGMLMPGEMDTVKMPGLIPQKGTLTYQFELKKPNGRKDASRQDNFIYASYSQTPVHDSTLIFHLETNKKPEDNAYKLIDAEGNILYQREVGTLVADTIYKDTLQLSKGAYQLLFKDVSGDGLEFWYKTKAGRGKSILLNAQGEIVKSFNSDFGSSITYNFTVGDTPDSIMENEISLGVFPTRTKDFTYFDFLSNNPEEVLIKLIRDPGGEVVEEHLYRDFKEGRLTFDLSRYPKSRYFFRVFVNDKVVYNKRLRVKE
- a CDS encoding NHL repeat-containing protein, whose protein sequence is MKENPNPRREFLKKSGLTLFAGAVVPNIIVNKSYGMKKETILGHGSHQYKVIEGWGNLDPAKNPVNDCHEMVEDAKGRLILLTNETKNNVIIYDKSGKLLETWGSTYPGAHGLTISDEGGEEFLYIADNTRSQVIKTDLKGREIMVMDYPRETGNYEYPKQFVPTETAINPANGDIYIVDGYGKNYVTQYNAKGELIRQFGGKGETNETFNCCHGILVDTRDKNNPTLLITDRGNMQYKRFTLDGKYIKTIPTPGSFVCRPVLRGDNVYAAVYRSTTQAYPNSGYITVLDKNDRVVSTPGGTAPEYVNGELQEQRKDMSFQGFMHPHDVCVDRDENIYVPQWASQKTYPVKLERI
- a CDS encoding DUF1501 domain-containing protein, which translates into the protein MNYNWRRRDFLKKTSAASIAAMAAGAPISALLNACSPKEKIESTADTVILLYMAGGMAHTETFDPKKYTPFRKGMESKEVLSTFKAVPTVLDGVNFSEGLEKIGGVMDKGSLIRSYVAADLGHILHTRHQFHWHTCYEPPQSVAVPHMGSWMAKELGPVNPVIPPFINIGQRFTVGEGEELKAFHSAGFLGSEYGPFLIPDPSSGLDSVRPPVGMSNKRFEARNQLYENLIKESAMGEFGSDYQKESLKRSMEQAYMLLNSPEAKAFDLSQEPKEKYDIYNTGKFGLGCLMAKRLVDQGARFISVTSEYEPFVGWDTHENGHTRLKGMKKLIDAPIAQLIKDLDESGRLDRTLVVLASEFSRDMLTEGRPGAKVKDQVEVPDIIEDMKNYGMHRHFTDGCSVLMFGGGIKKGYVYGKTADERPCKSIEKPIKIAALHQTIYHALGMDPETNYEIEKRPFYTTPDGHGEAEMDLFA